The DNA window CCACACAGCCCTGGTCGGCTTGCAGGCTAAAGTCGACCTTCACCGAGGAGAGCATCAGCGGATGGCAAAGGGGAATCAGGTCAGCGGTTTTTTTTGCCGCCTGAATACCGGCTATCCGTGCAATCGCCAACACATCGCCCTTTTTGTGACTGCCCTCAGCAATCATCTGCAAGGTTTGCGCCGTCATGAAAACGCGACCACTGGCGACCGCCTCTCTCTGGGTTAATGCCTTATCGGTCACATCCACCATTTGGGCATTGCCGCGGCCATCAAAATGCGTAAATTCCGCCATCGTTGGATCAACCAAACCGTGTGTCGGCAACAAAGGGGTTGGTCTGCCGCTCGTGACCGAAAGTGGAAGTGGGACCGTGGCCCGGTATGAAGGTGACGTCGTCACCCAAGGGCCAAAGTTTGTCCTGAATGGACTGAATTAGGGTGTCATGATCGCCCCGTGGGAAATCTGTGCGACCAATGGAGCCTTGAAACAGCACGTCGCCAACCATTGCCACTTTCATATCTTTGTTAAAGAAAATCACGTGGCCTGGCGTGTGCCCCGGGCAATGGCGAACATCAAAGGTGTGCTTACCCAGCTCGACAGTATCGCCCTCGTTTAACCACTGGTCAGGTGTGAAAGCCTCGGCCCGTGGAAAGCCGGTCATCTCACACCACTTTGGCAACTGGTCGATCCAGAAGGCATCATCCTTGTGGGGACCAATGATGGGCACCCCGTACTTCTGGCGCAGCACATCTGCCGCGGCGCAGTGATCCATGTGACCGTGGGTCAATAGAATTTTGTCTAGTTTGCCACCGAGCTGCTCAAGGCCAGCCTCAATCTGCTCAATGTCACCACCGGGATCAACCACGGCGGCCGCACCGGATTCCTCGCAGACAAAAATTGAACAGTTCTGCTGGTATGCCGTCACTGGCACAATGCCACATTTCATTGCCATAACATCGTTTGCTTTGCTGAAAATCGAGCCGCAATGATAGCACGGAGCGTTGATGCACGACCTGCCCGATCAGCGTTCGAAGCGGGTCGTGAACAAGAGAGTCTCAAACAAGAAAATGAGATAAGAAGGGAGCTACTTGTAAATCACCTGACCGCGGTACACCTGTTTGACCTGCCTGCCCGCCGTGGGCTCAGCAGCAGCGACCGCTGGTGCCGCCTTTGGCTTTGGAATCTTGCTGCCGCGATAGGTCATGGTCGATGATTCCTCGACCTCATCCTCAACCGGGGCAGCCTTGCGAGCCTTGCCGTCCACGTCGTCAATGTCATAGTCGATATCCCCCAATTCCATGATCTTCACTACCGTCTTGCGGGTGAAGGGATCGCGGGATTTCTTGCCCAACTGCCCCAGGGTGGACAGCAACTCCGGGTCCACCAAGCGGATCTTCATACCAAACTCAGCGAAAATACGTGACCGCAACTGCTGTAACAGCGATACCATCTCCGGGGAGTAGGCCATATACATTCCTTCAAAAGTCATGCGCACGGGACGTTTACCAACAAATGCCGATTTGCTTCAGAGCCAGCAAAAAGCGTTCCACTCAGCTAAAACCAGCCCTAAATTGCCCGCAACACAGATTAATCGTGCGCAATGCTACTACAAACCTATTCGCAATAGTGCCAGAGCGGCGCTATCGCCCGCGCTCCCTCCGCCAACCTCCTCAACCGAGGGCGACTAAAGCACCAATTAAAAGCAGCAAAAAGTCGTCGCACCGAAAGTGATCACACCAGATCAGACCGGGCCGCTGCCCTTATGAAATTTCCAGCAGCGAATTTTACAAACTGGGAATTGCCTTCCAATACAAAAAGCTATAGAGTAGCCGCCCTCAAATCGGGGGCCTGACAACGGCCTGAACCGATTGCAGAACAGGCCGCGCTACCCCGTCACCATCGCGGCCGACAAAGTTTCGGTGAGGTGTCTGAGTGGTCGAAAGAGCACGCCTGGAAAGTGTGTGTACGGCAACGTACCGAGGGTTCGAATCCCTCCCTCACCGCCATTAAAGAAAAAAGCCCCGGTCTCTCGACCGGGGCTTTTTTGTTTAACCGGTTCGGGACGGAAGAGAACCCTCGCCGGGTTCGATAAAACGCGTCAGCGTTTTAGACATGACGCAGTCTGTCATGCCCGAAGGGGCGAAACAGGCCATAACCTGTTTCGATCATTAAACGCGATAGCGTTTTAGACGCCGTAGCGCAGCGAAGGCGCCCCGAAGGGGTAAGCGCGACAGCGCGAATCAATCCCGACCAATGGATCACTGCCGCACCGGCAATAGCGCCTCAATCTGAGTCCTCCCCCCCCAATGGCACTTACTTTAGACAGATATCGCCCAGATTCTCATTCTCGCGAAGGTGCACTACTGTTCGGAATAATTTCTATTTCGTCATGCTCGCAAACGCGGGCATCCAGAAACCCCCGCTACGTCAGCATGTTGGATACCTACGTGCGCGGGTATGACGATATTTCGGGGTAACCCTTCCGGCCGGTCGTATATTCAGACTTTCGTAAATCACGCCTCACACCCGGCAGATGCTGTTTCCGTCCACGATGTAAAGTTGCAAGCTGCGACTCAATCTATACCGGACAGCAGTGCACCGTCGCGGGATTGACCGGCTTAAATAAGCGCCATTCAGCCCTCACCCATCAACGTCACTCAGATCCTCGCCGCCCAGTGCCCCAAGGATCGCGGGAATAAATTGCGCAAACTCCGCGCTCATAATTGAAAAGTCCACATCGAACTGCTCGGCCGCCGAGTCCGTGTGGATATCGTCGGCCTTTTCCATAATCAGATCACCAAAGCGAAGGCGCTTGATTGTGAGCTGGTCATCGAGGACAAACTCCAGCCGCTCGCCCCATTGCATGGCCAGCTTGCTGACAAACATGCCGCCCTCCACATGACTGAGAATTTCCGGCGAGGCCAGATTCTGATTCTTGCAGCGAATCACCGCGCTCTCATCAGCAGCGTCGATCAACTCGCACTCCCCGCCCAAGCTAAAGCCCTCGGGAGCGTGAGTTTTCAGCCAGTCCGTCATACTGTGGTGAACGGTGTTTTTGGCGACCACCGGAATCACCGGCAGACTGCCCAGGCATTCCCGCAACAGCACCATGAGCTCTTCCGCTCGTTTGTGGGTCGCGCTGTCAACAATCAGCCAGCCATTGGTTGGGTCGATATAGGCGTATTGCTTACGGGACTTGGCAAAAGCTTTGGGCAACATTTCAAAGACCAGCTCTTCTTTCATTTCCAGGCGCTCTTTGCGGCCGGGATTGCGGTCTTCGTCTTCGCGCAGCATTTGCACTTTTTCTTCCAGCGCTTCTTTGACCACCGCCGCGGGGAGCACCTTTTCCTGACGCTGAGCACACACCATGACGCAGCCATTGGTCACGTGCACCAGCTCGCTTCCCTGCTGCCCAAGCGGTCTCACCCAACCCAGCGAAAACAGCTCCTGGCTACCGCAGGGCGCAAACTCCCGTGCGACCAGCTTCTCCTGGATCTGCTCTGGAGTCATTTCGAATGGACGAGTGAAACGGTAAATCAGCAGGTTTTTAAACCACATGAACAATGCATTCCTGGTTGCCAAAGGGACCCTTTACGGGCCGGGCATTCTAAACCCTATCGCATCGGGATAGCAGACTTGATCTTCGGCAATCCAGGTTGTTCACTTCGTCGCGCCAGTTGGTGGATGCAAGTCCAGCCGGGAGCCTTCGTCCCCACAGACAGGGGCATCGTGATGATGACGATGCGCCGACGACTGATCCCGGCACGCCTCATCCGGAAACTCCAGTTCGATGGTGGTATGCGCAAGACTGAAATCTGCCAACGCACTAGCGATGCGCCCCTTGAACAAGGTCTGGCTGGCGGCGTCCTGGGCGCGTTTCAAACTGAGATGGGCGGTGAGCACATGATGTTCGCCGTCGAGAGACCACAGGTGGACATGATGGGCACTGTCCACCTCCGGCAATGCATCAAGGCGCTGGCGAATTTCACGATGCAGTTCGCGATCGGGAACGGCCTGCACAAACAGCCGCAGGGTTTGGTAAACGGTGCGACACACGTTGACCAAAATAAACACACTGAAAGCGATCGACAGCAGCGGGTCCAGGATGGGCCAGTCGACCACCATCAGCACCAGTGACACCACCAGCACAGCCACCCAGCCGAGCACATCCTCAATCAAATGCCAGTTGAGCACCCTTTCATTTAGGCTCTTGCCTTCACTCAGGCGGTAAGCAGCATATCCATTGACCGCTACCCCCAACACCGCCAAGGCTAACATCCCCTCTGCCACAGGCATGACCGGGTCAAACAAACGCGGGATCGCCGTGGACAGCACCCATACCGAGCCACCAATCAAGATCAAACCATTTATAAGGGCGCCCAAAAGGGATAATCGACGGTAGCCGTAGGTGAAGCTGTCACTGGCGCTGCGCCGACCCAGCCGTTGCAGCACCCACGCCAAGCCGATGGCCAAACTGTCACCGAGGTCGTGGACGGCATCGGCCATAATGGCGGTGCTGTTGGTTAACGCGCCGCCAATAAACTCAATGATGGTGAAGCCGAGGTTGAGCGCAAATGCCCAGGCGATTCGTTGCTCGCCGTCAGCACCGTAATCGTGATGGTGATGGTGGGAATGACCATGTCCCATTAGCAATATCCATAACAAACTTGCAGATTGGCAGAGTACATCGGAGCATACGCCGAGGCTTCAGGCAGAACAAACAATCGAGCGCGCATCGCCGATTGAAAAACCCTCCTCCCGCGAGAACCGCAATGAATGACTCTGGCCCCTGGGATAACATCCCCGATGTGCGCGACGGACTGACCCGCAAGGAGCGCACCATCCTTTACTGCCTGCAGCAAACCCAGCAAGAACTTGGCGGTCGCAACGTGCCCACCATTATGCTGTATGGGCGGGTGCTGGAGCTGGTGGATATCAGCCAAGACGAGTTTCAGCAAATCCTGTCTCGGTTTACCGGGCTCACTCGCACCACCACCGACTCTTCGCGCTTGCTCGGCCCCGGCGACGACTGAGCTGGAGCCTATCCTTAGCGTCTTTCGTTGCGGTCGGTTATTGCCGCATGGACCGCTAGCCGCCCAGATCCCCCATGACCAACGTCCGCGCCATTTGCTGACAAGTTTCCTCCCCCAAATACTGGGCGCAGAGTGCTTCTGTGGCAGCCGTCGGCGCCACATCACATTGCCAGGACGGGATACTCAGACTTTTGCCCTGGGCTGCGCAGGCCTGCTGTCCTTGTGCAACCACGCGCTGGTGACTGGTTTGCCACCATTGATCCAATACCGTTGTCAGACTGCGCTGCAAACCGTTTAGCGCGTCCTCGCTGCGCCCCGCCGTGTCGGCCCAGGCCGTGACCCTCGCCCGGCTGTCTTGCTGCCAGCGTTGTAGGTCAACACGCAAACCAGCTACCTGCTCGCCCTCTGCCGGCAAGGTCGCGTTATCGATCAACTGATTTGCGCTGGCCAGGGTCTCCCGCTTGGACGCGCGAGGCTTGCCAACCAGGTCTGCCACGGCGGCTTGGCGTTGCCGGTACTGAGCCGACAGGGCGGGCATCAACGTTGGGGGCGGCAAGGTTAGGGTCGCCTCAGGCCAGTGGTAACGGCGGTAACGTGCCTGATCACCATCAACGCTGATGCCAATGCCAACCGGCTGGCCCTGATGGTAATCGCGCAGGGATTGCAGCCCTCCTCGATAAAACTCCAACACCTGACCCTGCGGGATCAGGGTGCCGTCATAGAGCATTTGCCCATCAACCTGCATATCGATCAGCCGCTCCCCGCGGCGAACCTGAATCCGCTTAACCGCACCACTGTTATCAATATCCTCAGCATGAATCGCGACCTGGGCTCCCCGAAACTCCGGGCTCACCGCCAGAAATACGGTGTTAGCACAGTCGTAGGCAAAGGCCTGCATGATCTTGATCGGCACCGTTAACGTCGGTGTGTCAGCGCAGTCACCGAGCAGGTCAATGGCGCTAAAGCTTCCCGGTTCGTAGTAGAAATAGCGGAGATAATCACTGAAAAACTGGTGCTCGGTCAGATACGCCTTGCCACCGATATTTTCTGCCGTAATGCGAATCTCACCCTGAGGCGCCCCCTGGTAGAAGGCACCCGCAACAAGAAATGGCCCGCGCAATGGCCGCTGTATGTCGATCAGCCCCAGCTGCCTCTCGGCCAGGGGCAAATCCCGGCGGTGCTGGCGATAGGTAACAGCGCCGTTCAACCCAAGCTGGCCAGGTGCGAGATAGGGGTTGGCGTCGGCATACATCCCCTGCCAGCGACTGTCGCTGCCCTCGGCCAGGGTGCGACCGCGGCTGTCGAGCAGGATGAACTCACCGAGAAAGTCGATCGTCAGCCTCTCATGGTGAACGTCAAAGTTACCGATCAAATGCAGGGTCAACAATTCGCCACCGGTACCGAGCAGGACCTGCTCCATCCTGCCCGCTGCGGGAAATCCGGCAGCATCAAAGTGCCCTTCGAAGGAGGTCAATTCGGCCGAGGCGTCGGCTGGAGAGAACGTGGCTTTCCCTTCCACAAAGGCATCGTCGTCCATCTGCCCCGCAAAATGCACCCGCTCGCCGGACGCCAGGGTAAACTCCCGCTCCCCGGTTTGACTGGCGCAGGCGGTCAGGCCTGACAAGACTGCCGCGACAATCCATCTTTGTAGAAATCCCATTGACCACTCCCTTGCAGCAAAAACCATCTATCCCTTCCTAACCGTAACACCCAATTGCGCCAAATTGCGCATTGCATGCTAATGCATCAGCGAACAGGAGCCCTTGACCGAGGTCCCAACTTTGCGCAAGCATGGCGGCGTTTTTGCGCGCTCGGAAAGCTTGTAAAGGTCCTACACTCAAAGGCTGAAGCTCGGCGACTTAGGGATAACGACATTATGACAACCAGCTTGGCTGCCGTGTTGGTAGCCGGAATTTTCTGCCAATGGCTTGCCTGGCGCTTTCGCCTGCCCGCCATCGTCTTACTTGCTGCCGGCGGCCTGCTACTCGGGCCAATCAGCGGCTGGCTCCAACCACAACAGGAGTTTGGTGAAGGCCTCAGAGCCGTAACCTCCCTGTTCGTTGCCATTATTTTGTTTGAGGGCGGCCTCAACCTGCAATTTCACGAGCTGCGCGAAACCGCCAAAGTCACCCGGCGGCTGACCTCCATCGGCGTGGTACTGGCGTGGGGAATCGGTACCCTGGCGGCGCACTATATCGGTGGCCTCCAGTGGGGTATTGCGGCGCTGCTCGGCGCCATCCTGGTGGTCACTGGCCCCACGGTGATTATGCCGCTCCTGAAACACGCCAAACTGAATCGGCGCACGGCCTCCTACCTGAAATGGGAGGGCATCATCAATGACCCTATCGGGGTCTTGCTCGCGGTGCTGGTATACCAGTATTTGCTGTACTCCGGTGAGGGTCCGGCCTTCGGTCATATTCTTGCCAGCCTCGGTCTTGCCGCAGGCGTCTCACTGGTATTAGGGGGTGGTGTTGCCTGGACCCTGGGCGCGCTGTTCCGTCGAGGCTGGATTCCCGAATACCTGAAAGCCCCCTCCATCATCGCCTCAGTGTTGGCGGTATACGCCATTTCAGACCTGGTGCAGCATGAGTCCGGCCTGCTGGCGACCACGCTGATGGGGATTGTGATGGGCAACATGCGCCTGCGCTCGCTGGACGAAATGCGCCGCTTTAAGGAGTACATCACCCTGGTGCTGGTGTCCTTCCTGTTTGTGGTGCTCACCGCTTCGCTGACCCTGGAGGACCTTCGCACCATTCACCTGCCGCTGGTGGTCATGGTCGCGGCCTTCCTGCTGGTGGTTCGGCCCTTGGCGGTGTTCCTGGCTACCATCGGCACCGGCTGTGACTGGCGAGACCGCCTGTTAGTCGGCTGGATAGCACCGCGCGGGGTGGTGGCGGCCGCCTCTGCGGGGGCCTTTGCGCCCGCGTTGATAGACGCCGGCTTTGAGGACGCTCGCTATCTCGTGCCGGCCGTGTTCATGATCATTTTCACCACCGTTATCGCCCACGGTTTTTCCCTCGGCCCCTTAACCAAATTCCTCAAGCTGCGCTCACCGGGAAAAGGAAAGGTGCTCATCGTTGGCGCCTCGCCCTGGAGCGTTGAGCTGGCCCTGGTGATGAAAAAAATGAAGCAGGACGTGATCATTGCTGACAGCGAATGGGGCCGCCTGCAAAACGCCCGCCAGCAAGGCGTGGACACCTGGTTTGGCGAAGTGTTGTCTGACATGGCCGATGAGGCGCTGGCGTTGGACAATGTCTATACCGTGCTGGCGGCTACCGGGAACAACCATTACAACTCAATGGTGTGCAACCATTACGCTCCCCACCTCGGTCGCCACCGGGTCTTTCAGCCCTACGACAGCGGCGACGAGCGCCAAGCGCGCACCGTGGCGGAAACCCGTCGCGGCGTGACCGCCTTTAGCGAACGGGTTTCCTATGCCGAGCTATGGACACGCCTGATCCGGGGCTGGCACTTTCGCAAAACCACCATCACCGATACTTTCACCGAAAAGCAATTTCTGCAGAATCTTGCCGAGGGCAGCATCCGCATGGCCGTTAAAAGAGACGACGGCAAGCTGCAATGGCTAACTCAGGATGAAAGGAAGTTTCAGGAAGGCGACACCATCATCAGTTTTGTGCCGCCAGAAGTCACGAAAGGCTCGGAGCCGGAGCAAGAACCTACCCCCAGGCAGGAAGCAATAAACCGACAAAACGGCGAGGCCGCGCCCAATAAACCGCTGCCCTAATTCGACTGGGGGTCGAGGATTTGCTGGCGAATGGCCGCTGCCGTTTCCGCCAAGGCGGCGGCGCTGGCGCGCTGGCGACCATGCAAGCCCCGCCGCACCCCCGGGTAGGCGGGAATGAGGTGGTTGTGGTAGTGGAACACGGTCTGCCCGGCCAACGCGCCGTTAAGCTGATGAACGCCCATGCCCTTTGCGCCACAGGCAGCCATAATATGCCGGGCGAGAAACTGACTGTGGCAAGCGATGGCCGCCAACTCTTCCGCGGACAGACTGAACAGGTCGGTGTGATGGTTTACCGGCACCACCAAGGCATGCCCGGGTGCCGACGGCATAATATCCAGAAAGCTTACGCTGTGGGCATCCCGGTAGAGAATTTCCGCCGGGCCAGTGCCGGCGATAATGTCGCAAAAGACACAGGCCGATTGCACCACCACTACACCTCCCCCACGCTATACTTCCATCAGCGGCGCGCTGCGATCAATTTGCCCGCGAAACCGCGGCGCGCCCGGGTACAAATTCTGATACCGGTAAACGCCGTCCTCGTGGAGGGTTCGCTGCAGCCGCCCCTCAATCATCAGGTAGTTTAGATGGGCGATCGCTTCACCCAGCGCGAGGCTGATTTGCGATGCTGCCAGACGGCGACTGAACAACACTCCTAATAAATCCATCGCCCGTTTGGGTTCAACGCAGGCCTCCTCAATGGCCGCCAAATGCCCTTCGTGGTGCGCCAGCAAATCCTCCAGCCGGGTCTTCACTCCATAGAACGGGGCATTGTGCGCGGGCAGCACCAAGGTGTCCTCGGCAATGCTGCGCTTGAATTTCCGCAGTGACGCCAGCCAGTCCTCCAGGGGATTGCCCTCTGGTTCCGTTGGCATCACGCTCACATTGGAGGTAATGCGGGGAATGATCTGATCCCCGGCAAGCAAAAGCTTGTCACTGGCACTGTAAAGACAGACATGCTCCGGCGAATGACCGCTACCGGTGATGACCTGCCAGCAACGGTCGCCAATGGTCAGATGATCGCCCTCTCGAAGCCGGCGATAACTGGTCGGCACCGGCTCGATGATATGACTAAAACCCCGGAATTTTTTGCCGGCGGCGGTCAAATGCTCCTGGGGCACGCCAGCGCGCAGGTAAAACTCCTCGGTGGTCCAGGACAGACTACCGCCTTTCACCTCGGCAAAGGCCCGGGCGGCGAGGTATTCGCCAAAACTCATATACAGCGGCACGCGCCAGTGTTCGCACAGCCAACCCGCCTGGCCGATATGATCCGGATGCATATGAGTGCAAATGACCCCCACCACCGGCTTGCCCTGCATCGGGCCGGCAAACAGCTGCTCCCAGCATTCCCGCGTATCACCCACCTTCATGCCGGTATCGACAATCCACCAGCCTGAGGGCGAGTCCAAGACATAAAGATTGATGTGATCCAGGGCCATTGGCAGCGCCATCTGCAACCAGTAAACCCCTGGCGCAACCGCTATCCAATCTCCTTTTATTGGTTTTTCATCAAATGGATAGCGGATTTTATTCATGCTAGACCTCAACCCAAAGTCGCCAATGTGTACCCAGAAAACATTCCATATTAGGCGGATTGGGCTGAGACTGCCACCGGCTTACGCCGACGGCGCAAGCCTTAGCGGCAGCGCTCGCAAACGTTGTCCAGTCGCCGCAAAGACCGCGTTGGCGACGGCCGGCGCGATTGGTGGCACGCCGGGCTCACCCACCCCCGTGGGTGCGTCGTGACTATCGACAATTACCACATCAATTTCTGGCGATTCAAACAGACGCAACAGTTCGTAGTCGTGAAAGTTGCTTTGTTGCACCGCACCGTCTCGCAGGGTGATCTGCCCTTTTAATGCCGCCGTCAGCCCGAAAATAATGCCACTCTCCATTTGCATGCGCACAATATCCGGGTTGACCGCGAGCCCGCAGTCCACCACACAAACCACCTTGTGGACGCGAATCTGGCCGTGCTCCACCGACAGATCCACCACCTGGGCCACAATGGAATTGAACGACTCATGTAAGGCCACACCCTGGAACTGCCCCGCCTTGGGATTGCCCCACCCGGCCTTTTCCGCCGCCAGCTTTAACACGGTTTGGTGGCGGCCCTGGGTGGGTAGCAGGCGCTGACGAAAGGCCACCGGGTCCTGCTTGAATTCATGAGCCAGTTCATCGACAAAACTTTCGATAAAGAAGGCATTGTGAGAATGCCCGACCGAGCGCCAGAATCCGACCGGCACCGGCGAAACCTCCTCGATAAAGTCGGTTTTGGTATAGCCAAATTGGTAACCGTATTTCACCAGCCCTTCGGTGACGGTGGGGTCAAATCCGGAGATCAGACCACCCACCAGGCTGTGCAGACGATCCGGGGTCCACGCCGGTAGCAGACTGTTAGTAACGGTCGGCACAAAGTGCTTGAGCAGGCTCGGACAAACCACTTCGGCATGCACACCCGTTAATCGGCCATCGTCTATTTTGGCCGTCAGCCGCGCGGCCGCCCCCGGCCGATAAAAATCGTGGCGGATGTCATCTTCTCGACTCCACACCACCCTGACCGGCGATGCCAAATGCACGGCCAATTTTGCTGCCTCGACCAGGTAATCTGCGTTGAGGCGCCGACCGAAACCACCGCCAAGCATGCTGTTGTGGATCACCACCTGTTCCCGCGGGAAACCCACTGCATCGGCAACTGCACTTCTGGCAATCTCCAGGGCTTGATTGCCAGACCAGATTTCCAGGGTTTGGTCATTCACCACTGCCAATGCGTTCATCGGCTCCATGGTGCCGTGGGCGAGCAAGGGCACCTGATATTCTGCGCTAAACACCGCACCGGTAAACTGGTTTTCCTCACCAACCTCCTCGGCGGTGCGGCGTTCATCGCTGTCCAGTTGCTGACGTCGACGGTCACTGATTTCTGCATTCGACAACCCCGCCAGCGGGCCCTTGTCCCACTCCGCCTCAACCAGATTCGCCGCCTGCCGGGCCTGCCAGTAGGAGGTCGCGACCACCGCAATGGCACCATCCATTTCAAAGATCGCGTGCACACCCGACTTCTCCCGCGCCTTGGCGGCGTCGAAAGAGGTCAGGGAGCCTCCAAAGTGGGGACAACGCAGCAACACTGCCGTAAGCGCGTTGGGGTACTGAGCATCCAGTCCAAACTGGGCTTTACCGGTCACTTTGTCCCGGTTGTCCAACCGCTGGTCGAATTGGCCAATGTAACGAAAATCCCGGCTAGCCTTCAGCGGCGGCTGTTCGGGAAGGGGAAGTTTGCGAGCGACCGGCAGCAGCTCCGCAAAACTCACCATTTGGTCCTCATAAATGCCGTGACCATTGCGCAGAAATACCCGCTCTTTCGGCACCCCAAGCTGGTAGGAGGTCGCGTGGCGCAGCAACTCCCCCATCACCGCCGCGGCTTCCCGGAGCGGCTGATATGCGCCTTTTAAAGACGTGCTTCCGCCGGTCACCATTGCCCGCATTTCCGGGTCGCGGTAGGCCGGATGAAACTGCGCCTGCACGATTTTGAGTTCAGCAGGGTTGATACCCAGTTCTTCTGCTGCGAGGGTCGCCATACCGGTGTAAACCCCCTGCCCCATTTCAGACTTGTGCAATTGCAGCACAATTTCGCCCGCGCTATTCAACTGCAAAAACGCGTTGGGACTCAGCTCATCGGCACTGCCCGGATTCGGAGGTTGTTCGCAGCTACTCAAATGAAAACCCACCGCGAACCCACCGCCCACTAAGGCAGTGGATTTCAGAAACTGACGCCGCTTCATTTTCATTTTTGCACCTCTTCACTTGCCAGCGGTGCCGCCTCAACCGCCAGCAGCGCGGCGGCATGGTAAATGGCTTTGCGAATTCGCGGATACGTGCCACAGCGGCACAAATTACCCGACATGGCCGCATCGATTTCGCCGTCATTGGGCTGAGGGTTGCTGGCCAACAGGGCCGCCGCCGACATGATCTGGCCCGACTGGCAGTACCCGCATTGCGGCGTGTTCATTTCCAGCCAGGCTTGCTGAACCGGATGAAGTTCATCGTCACTCGGCGCCAAGCCCTCAATAGTCGTAATTTTGCGACCATTGGCGAGCTGGGCGGGATAACTGCAACTGCGTACCGGATTGCCGTCAAGATGCACGGTGCAGGCGCCGCACAGACCCAGACCACACCCGAATTTGGTGCCGGTCATCATCAGCTGTTCACGCAGCACCCAAAGCAAGGGCGTCCCGTCCTCAACGCTGATTTGGTGGGTTTTGCCATTAATAAGCACTTCAATATCGCTCATCGCACTCCCCTAATTTGTGCACCAGCTTCCGATCACGAAAGGTCGGTGGTGTTCTGGTTTTGAATTGTTGTTATCGCAATGGCCGCCCAACACGGCGGTGCGTCAGGCAGTAATGAGAGCGGGATTATCGCGCAAATTGCCCGGCAATGCGCGCTGGTGAAGTGAGAAGATTAAACGGGGCTGGCGGCCAAACGCAGCGGCCGCCACCGCCCTTCGTCTTTAGAAGTAGAAAAACAGGTCTGCGCCAACCACACCCGTA is part of the Spongiibacter taiwanensis genome and encodes:
- a CDS encoding cation:proton antiporter, coding for MTTSLAAVLVAGIFCQWLAWRFRLPAIVLLAAGGLLLGPISGWLQPQQEFGEGLRAVTSLFVAIILFEGGLNLQFHELRETAKVTRRLTSIGVVLAWGIGTLAAHYIGGLQWGIAALLGAILVVTGPTVIMPLLKHAKLNRRTASYLKWEGIINDPIGVLLAVLVYQYLLYSGEGPAFGHILASLGLAAGVSLVLGGGVAWTLGALFRRGWIPEYLKAPSIIASVLAVYAISDLVQHESGLLATTLMGIVMGNMRLRSLDEMRRFKEYITLVLVSFLFVVLTASLTLEDLRTIHLPLVVMVAAFLLVVRPLAVFLATIGTGCDWRDRLLVGWIAPRGVVAAASAGAFAPALIDAGFEDARYLVPAVFMIIFTTVIAHGFSLGPLTKFLKLRSPGKGKVLIVGASPWSVELALVMKKMKQDVIIADSEWGRLQNARQQGVDTWFGEVLSDMADEALALDNVYTVLAATGNNHYNSMVCNHYAPHLGRHRVFQPYDSGDERQARTVAETRRGVTAFSERVSYAELWTRLIRGWHFRKTTITDTFTEKQFLQNLAEGSIRMAVKRDDGKLQWLTQDERKFQEGDTIISFVPPEVTKGSEPEQEPTPRQEAINRQNGEAAPNKPLP
- the moaC gene encoding cyclic pyranopterin monophosphate synthase MoaC; its protein translation is MAEFTHFDGRGNAQMVDVTDKALTQREAVASGRVFMTAQTLQMIAEGSHKKGDVLAIARIAGIQAAKKTADLIPLCHPLMLSSVKVDFSLQADQGCVDIEARCKLAGQTGVEMEALTAVSVAALTIYDMCKAVDKGMRICDVQLEEKTGGRSGHWLRAGETGE
- a CDS encoding MBL fold metallo-hydrolase is translated as MNKIRYPFDEKPIKGDWIAVAPGVYWLQMALPMALDHINLYVLDSPSGWWIVDTGMKVGDTRECWEQLFAGPMQGKPVVGVICTHMHPDHIGQAGWLCEHWRVPLYMSFGEYLAARAFAEVKGGSLSWTTEEFYLRAGVPQEHLTAAGKKFRGFSHIIEPVPTSYRRLREGDHLTIGDRCWQVITGSGHSPEHVCLYSASDKLLLAGDQIIPRITSNVSVMPTEPEGNPLEDWLASLRKFKRSIAEDTLVLPAHNAPFYGVKTRLEDLLAHHEGHLAAIEEACVEPKRAMDLLGVLFSRRLAASQISLALGEAIAHLNYLMIEGRLQRTLHEDGVYRYQNLYPGAPRFRGQIDRSAPLMEV
- the rdgC gene encoding recombination-associated protein RdgC, giving the protein MWFKNLLIYRFTRPFEMTPEQIQEKLVAREFAPCGSQELFSLGWVRPLGQQGSELVHVTNGCVMVCAQRQEKVLPAAVVKEALEEKVQMLREDEDRNPGRKERLEMKEELVFEMLPKAFAKSRKQYAYIDPTNGWLIVDSATHKRAEELMVLLRECLGSLPVIPVVAKNTVHHSMTDWLKTHAPEGFSLGGECELIDAADESAVIRCKNQNLASPEILSHVEGGMFVSKLAMQWGERLEFVLDDQLTIKRLRFGDLIMEKADDIHTDSAAEQFDVDFSIMSAEFAQFIPAILGALGGEDLSDVDG
- a CDS encoding cation diffusion facilitator family transporter, translating into MGHGHSHHHHHDYGADGEQRIAWAFALNLGFTIIEFIGGALTNSTAIMADAVHDLGDSLAIGLAWVLQRLGRRSASDSFTYGYRRLSLLGALINGLILIGGSVWVLSTAIPRLFDPVMPVAEGMLALAVLGVAVNGYAAYRLSEGKSLNERVLNWHLIEDVLGWVAVLVVSLVLMVVDWPILDPLLSIAFSVFILVNVCRTVYQTLRLFVQAVPDRELHREIRQRLDALPEVDSAHHVHLWSLDGEHHVLTAHLSLKRAQDAASQTLFKGRIASALADFSLAHTTIELEFPDEACRDQSSAHRHHHDAPVCGDEGSRLDLHPPTGATK
- a CDS encoding MBL fold metallo-hydrolase, with the translated sequence MAMKCGIVPVTAYQQNCSIFVCEESGAAAVVDPGGDIEQIEAGLEQLGGKLDKILLTHGHMDHCAAADVLRQKYGVPIIGPHKDDAFWIDQLPKWCEMTGFPRAEAFTPDQWLNEGDTVELGKHTFDVRHCPGHTPGHVIFFNKDMKVAMVGDVLFQGSIGRTDFPRGDHDTLIQSIQDKLWPLGDDVTFIPGHGPTSTFGHERQTNPFVADTRFG
- a CDS encoding HIT family protein encodes the protein MVVQSACVFCDIIAGTGPAEILYRDAHSVSFLDIMPSAPGHALVVPVNHHTDLFSLSAEELAAIACHSQFLARHIMAACGAKGMGVHQLNGALAGQTVFHYHNHLIPAYPGVRRGLHGRQRASAAALAETAAAIRQQILDPQSN